Proteins encoded within one genomic window of Mya arenaria isolate MELC-2E11 chromosome 13, ASM2691426v1:
- the LOC128214645 gene encoding protein-glucosylgalactosylhydroxylysine glucosidase-like, giving the protein MIAVKLFFGLQLVFLNHVVFSDYILESTSLPEVRFRPPIGNGHIATNVLSDTVYMNGMYNGREDLSSRARIPSYVAIDVNISSDDVLQRAYVLNMRNGIFYQTIRTELLNITVTYFAHRNQTRIMATRVEIQRRNTTNKKEINLHLQTNKGSESADFDGTITRLDQVPGLRQPVWHYSGVTRDPETRDLLATPLHVYYSDIPAFLSLPSNQDSLTVTFAASYSTDKDDALNHFTEAFKGDEHLKASHIKAWNDLWDEGRVDINGDESLALDIAAAQYNILCSLPSHDDPITPFYGLGPGGLSRGGLYFPNRPGGPKNDYAGHVFWDMDTWIMPPIMIFHPDMAPRMIGARTRVMEQVRQNARSNGYKGVQFPWEQAATGIEATPKWAGNNSHYEIHITADIAYSLRQYLYASNNIDIVLEGKVLELAIEIARFWQSRVKDFGDRVEILGVMGPDEYHQNVNNSVFTNYNAKLSLTLPQWIVGHFNLKVNDSLTKEFVRFNDTADRMLLLFDENRQFHPQYENYNLSIPIKQSDVVLLGYPLMMSMTPDVRHNDLLLYEQITDRQGPDTGTWSMHTVGWLEVGNETRAYNSFKMMFRNINEPFKVFSENPVNGSRNGGCVNFITGAGGLFQAIVFGYGGLRLQEDRLEINPFTIPGTTGWALRGIHYRSIVFDLEVDSNDMVINLRKLPKGMKLSVELSNERGSEFNRLDSRRFKRQHARLQLQDYFEQTKTVEHTTQKARAESFSGSQWSSLFILSLIIFDKLSCYFANCTPNV; this is encoded by the exons ATG atCGCAGTAAAGCTTTTTTTCGGCCTTCAACTAGTGTTCCTGAATCATGTAGTCTTTTCCGACTATATATTGGAATCGACAAG TTTACCAGAGGTTCGATTTAGACCGCCGATAGGGAATGGTCACATAGCAACAAATGTTCTGTCTGATACTGTATACATGAACGGGATGTATAACGGCAGAGAAGACCTCAGTAGTCGAGCACGAATACCGTCTTACGTTGCCATTGATGTCAATATAAGCAGTGATGATGTCTTACAACGAGCGTATGTTTTAAACATGAGAAACG GCATTTTCTATCAAACGATCAGAACGGAACTTCTTAACATAACGGTAACGTACTTCGCCCATCGAAATCAGACAAGAATAATGGCAACTCGAGTTGAAATACAGAGGAGAAATACCACAAATAAGAAAGAAATTAACTTACATCTTCAGACAAACAAGGGCAGTGAGTCGGCTGATTTTGACGGAACAATTACTCGTCTTGACCAAGTTCCTGGTCTTCGCCAGCCTGTTTG GCACTACTCGGGCGTTACGAGAGACCCCGAAACACGTGATCTACTGGCGACCCCTCTGCACGTTTATTACTCGGACATTCCGGCGTTCTTGTCTCTCCCTTCCAATCAGGACAGCCTAACAGTCACATTTGCTGCTTCCTACAGTACGGACAAAGACGATGCTCTGAACCATTTTACTGAAGCTTTTAAAGGAGATGAACACCTAAAAGCCTCTCATATAAAG GCTTGGAATGACTTGTGGGATGAAGGCAGGGTAGATATAAACGGGGATGAAAGTCTTGCTCTGGACATTGCCGCCGCTCAGTACAATATTCTGTGTTCCCTGCCCTCGCACGACGATCCTATCACTCCATTCTATGGACTTGGACCAG GAGGCTTGTCTCGTGGTGGTCTGTATTTCCCCAACAGACCAGGAGGTCCAAAAAACGACTACGCCGGTCATGTGTTTTGGGATATGGACACGTGGATAATGCCTCCAATAATGATTTTTCATCCCGACATGGCACCACGTATGATTGGGGCTAGGACACGTGTCATGGAACAAGTACGGCAAAATGCTCGGTCGAACGGATACAAGGGTGTTCAATTCCCCTGGGAACAGGCTGCAACCG GTATTGAAGCAACCCCGAAATGGGCGGGAAATAATTCTCACTACGAAATCCACATCACCGCCGACATAGCGTACAGTCTCAGACAGTATCTTTACGCTAGTAACAACATCGACATCGTTCTCGAGGGAAAAGTGTTGGAACTTGCCATAGAAATTGCAAGGTTCTGGCAGAGCCGAGTTAAAGACTTTGGAGACAGGGTGGAAATTTTAg GAGTTATGGGCCCTGATGAATATCACCAAAATGTGAACAACTCAGTGTTTACCAACTACAATGCTAAACTCAGTCTGACACTGCCGCAATGGATTGTAGGTCATTTCAACTT AAAGGTAAACGATTCGCTGACTAAGGAATTTGTCAGATTTAACGACACAGCAGACAGAATGTTGCTGTTATTCGATGAAAACCGACAGTTCCATCCACAATATGAAAATTACAATCTTTCAA TTCCAATAAAACAATCGGATGTTGTGTTACTTGGATACCCTCTTATGATGTCTATGACCCCAGATGTTCGCCACAACGACTTACTTTTGTATGAACAG ATAACAGATCGACAAGGGCCCGATACGGGCACATGGTCTATGCACACTGTTGGCTGGCTGGAAGTTGGGAATGAGACCAGGGCATACAACAGTTTCAAAATGATGTTCAGGAACATCAACGAACCTTTCAAG GTATTTAGTGAAAACCCAGTGAATGGTTCCCGAAATGGCGGGTGTGTCAACTTCATAACCGGTGCAGGAGGTCTCTTTCAAGCGATTGTTTTCGGATATGGCGGACTCCGGTTGCAAGAAGACCGCCTGGAGATTAACCCTTTCACAATACCGGGCACAACTGGTTGGGCTCTAAGAGGAATTCATTATAGAAGCATTGTATTTGACCTCGAGGTTGACAGTAATGATATGGTGATTAATTTGAGAAAGTTACCAAAGGGAATGAAATTATCCGTTGAGTTATCAAACGAACGAGGGTCAGAATTTAATCGTTTGGATTCAAGAAGGTTTAAACGTCAACATGCACGTCTGCAACTACAGGACTATTTTGAGCAAACCAAGACTGTTGAACACACAACCCAAAAGGCAAGAGCCGAATCCTTTTCTGGATCCCAATGGTCTTCCCTATTCATCCtgtcattaattatatttgacaAGCTAAGCTGCTATTTCGCAAACTGTACACCCAATGTATAA